One Micromonospora sp. WMMD812 genomic window carries:
- a CDS encoding GNAT family N-acetyltransferase, with protein MTSPLSTPPAISGGTLADGPQPVLSAAGGLLLRPWEAADAAVFFSAYRDPEIRHWHTRQPASEDQVRAWFDQYRRDWAQERGAHWAVTRDGADVLGRIAMRGVDLDDGVANCAYWVLPPARGAGVASRALTALSAWALGEAGFHRLELDHSTRNLASCRVAAKAGFVLEGTKRSDAVHSDGRHDMHLHARIRGDE; from the coding sequence GTGACCTCGCCCCTGTCGACGCCGCCCGCCATTTCCGGCGGCACACTCGCCGATGGCCCGCAGCCGGTGCTCTCCGCTGCCGGCGGTCTGCTGCTACGGCCGTGGGAAGCGGCCGACGCCGCGGTCTTCTTCTCCGCCTACCGTGATCCGGAGATCCGGCACTGGCACACCCGCCAGCCCGCTTCCGAGGACCAGGTCCGCGCGTGGTTCGACCAGTACCGCCGGGACTGGGCGCAGGAGAGGGGCGCACATTGGGCGGTGACCCGAGACGGCGCCGACGTGCTGGGACGCATCGCGATGCGCGGAGTCGATCTCGATGACGGTGTCGCCAACTGCGCGTACTGGGTCCTCCCGCCCGCCCGTGGCGCAGGGGTGGCTTCCCGCGCGCTCACGGCCCTGAGCGCATGGGCCCTCGGCGAGGCGGGCTTCCACCGACTGGAGCTGGATCACTCGACCCGCAACCTCGCCTCCTGCCGCGTCGCCGCCAAGGCCGGCTTCGTCCTGGAGGGCACGAAGCGGAGCGACGCCGTCCACTCCGACGGCAGACACGACATGCACCTGCACGCCCGCATCCGGGGCGACGAGTAA
- a CDS encoding BTAD domain-containing putative transcriptional regulator, whose amino-acid sequence MTSPLSFAILGPVRAWHGQAEIDLGTRQQRLIVALLLARAGGAVSVAELVDLLWESDPPPSAVNVVHRHVGVLRRRFEPGLPTRAAGSVLIRDGAEYRLRIDGQSLDLLRFRRLVARADGSSGAPAVALYREGLALWRERCAAGLQAGGRVHPEFVAVDGERFAAVRAATDAALRAGCTHVVLPAIRQAAEVEPLDEALQARLLLALAADGRRAEALAAYADIERRLGDELGIQPGGDLRAARDRLLDHDAPADGARSRRGAKPALIRSGASGGGAEPESWPPAEVELSQPTPTDPPAQLPADHPYFSGRRDVLAAARELLAGDRRTTALLIDGMPGVGKTTLAVHLAHQLAARYPGGQLHADLRGFASGDLAMTPAEALRGFLWSLGVAPAAIPAELHAQTGLYRGILAERRMLILLDNCRDWDQIRHLLPGTGGSLVIATSRRRINGGAGPAGAHPLHLDLLTDAEARELLTRRLGDAAAVDPAAVDEIIARCGRLPLALALVATRGVGRGGLSLPAVAGELAETDGRLTGFGDARADLEAIFSWSYRALTPEAARLFRLLPLHPAGELSTRAAAALGGLSLRSARGLLAELGAQLLVQAGDGRWRMHDLLRAYAVELGEEHDDPAERDAAVERAVHFANGDPTLGGPA is encoded by the coding sequence ATGACCAGCCCGCTCTCGTTCGCGATTCTCGGCCCGGTGCGGGCCTGGCACGGCCAGGCCGAAATCGACCTGGGCACCCGGCAGCAGCGGCTGATCGTGGCGTTGCTGCTCGCCCGTGCCGGCGGTGCCGTCAGCGTCGCCGAGCTCGTCGACCTGCTCTGGGAGTCCGACCCCCCACCCAGCGCGGTGAACGTGGTGCACCGGCATGTCGGGGTGCTGCGGCGGCGCTTCGAGCCGGGCCTGCCGACGCGGGCAGCGGGTTCGGTGCTGATCCGCGACGGTGCCGAGTACCGGCTGCGGATCGACGGACAGTCGCTCGACCTGCTGCGTTTCCGGCGCCTGGTCGCCCGGGCCGACGGCAGCTCCGGCGCACCGGCCGTCGCGCTCTACCGGGAGGGGCTGGCGCTGTGGCGGGAGCGGTGTGCCGCGGGCCTGCAGGCCGGCGGGCGGGTTCATCCGGAGTTCGTCGCAGTGGACGGTGAGCGGTTCGCCGCCGTGCGGGCGGCGACCGACGCCGCCTTGCGGGCCGGGTGCACGCACGTCGTGCTGCCCGCGATCCGGCAGGCCGCCGAGGTCGAGCCGCTGGACGAGGCACTGCAGGCGCGGCTGCTGCTCGCGCTCGCCGCGGACGGCCGGCGCGCCGAGGCCCTCGCGGCCTACGCCGACATCGAGCGCCGGCTGGGCGACGAGCTCGGCATCCAGCCGGGTGGCGACCTGCGCGCGGCCCGGGACCGCCTGCTCGACCACGACGCCCCGGCCGACGGCGCCAGGTCGCGGCGCGGCGCGAAACCGGCCCTCATCCGGTCCGGAGCGTCCGGTGGCGGCGCGGAGCCCGAATCATGGCCGCCCGCCGAGGTGGAGTTGTCGCAGCCGACCCCGACCGATCCGCCGGCGCAGTTGCCGGCCGACCACCCCTATTTCAGCGGCCGCCGCGACGTGCTGGCCGCCGCGCGGGAGCTGCTGGCCGGTGACCGGCGGACCACGGCCCTGTTGATCGACGGCATGCCGGGCGTCGGGAAGACCACCCTCGCGGTGCACCTGGCCCACCAGCTGGCCGCCCGCTATCCCGGCGGGCAGTTGCACGCGGACCTGCGGGGTTTCGCCTCCGGCGACTTGGCGATGACACCGGCGGAGGCGTTGCGCGGCTTCCTGTGGTCCCTCGGGGTCGCGCCGGCCGCCATCCCGGCCGAGCTGCACGCCCAGACCGGCCTCTACCGCGGCATCCTGGCCGAACGTCGGATGCTGATCCTGCTCGACAACTGCCGCGACTGGGACCAGATCCGGCACCTGCTGCCCGGCACCGGCGGCAGTCTCGTCATCGCCACCAGCCGCCGCCGGATCAACGGCGGGGCCGGCCCGGCGGGCGCTCACCCACTGCACCTCGACCTGCTGACCGACGCCGAGGCCCGCGAGCTGCTCACCCGGCGGCTGGGCGACGCGGCGGCCGTCGACCCGGCCGCCGTCGACGAGATCATCGCGCGGTGCGGCCGGCTGCCGTTGGCCCTGGCGCTGGTCGCCACCCGGGGCGTCGGCCGGGGCGGGCTCAGCCTGCCCGCGGTCGCGGGCGAGCTGGCCGAGACCGACGGCCGGTTGACCGGCTTCGGGGACGCGCGCGCCGACCTGGAGGCGATTTTCTCCTGGTCCTACCGGGCCCTGACTCCGGAGGCAGCCCGGCTCTTCCGGCTGCTGCCCCTGCACCCGGCCGGGGAGCTGAGCACGCGAGCGGCGGCCGCCCTGGGCGGCCTGTCCCTGCGCTCCGCCCGCGGCCTGCTCGCCGAGCTCGGGGCGCAGCTGCTGGTCCAGGCCGGCGACGGCCGATGGCGGATGCACGATCTGCTCCGCGCCTACGCCGTGGAGCTCGGGGAGGAGCACGACGATCCGGCCGAGCGGGACGCCGCCGTCGAGCGGGCCGTCCACTTTGCCAACGGCGACCCGACCCTCGGCGGACCGGCGTGA
- a CDS encoding sigma-70 family RNA polymerase sigma factor, producing the protein MLRARDESPAGRAERMNTLHADHAHAVLRLLLVLTHGQRQTAEDLLQETMLRAWRHLDSVPAEPEAARRWLVTVARRLVIDGVRLRRGRPAEVQLVDMTWIPAGDDTTGSALAAYAIRHALDRLSPAQRSLLSEVYLVGRSLEEVAGRLGVPIGTVKSRTHYALRALRTGLKAA; encoded by the coding sequence GTGCTGCGGGCACGCGACGAATCACCGGCCGGCCGGGCCGAGCGCATGAACACGCTGCACGCGGACCACGCCCACGCCGTGCTGCGTCTCCTGCTCGTGCTGACCCACGGCCAGCGGCAGACCGCCGAGGACCTGCTCCAGGAGACGATGCTGCGGGCCTGGCGGCACCTCGACTCGGTGCCGGCCGAGCCCGAGGCCGCCCGGCGGTGGCTCGTCACCGTCGCCCGGCGGCTCGTCATCGACGGCGTCCGGCTGCGGCGGGGCCGCCCGGCCGAGGTCCAGCTCGTCGACATGACCTGGATTCCCGCTGGTGACGACACCACCGGCAGCGCGCTGGCGGCGTACGCCATCCGGCACGCGCTCGACCGCCTGAGCCCGGCCCAGCGCAGTCTGCTCTCCGAGGTCTACCTGGTCGGGCGGTCGCTGGAAGAGGTCGCGGGCCGGCTGGGAGTGCCGATCGGCACGGTGAAGTCCCGGACGCACTACGCGCTGCGTGCCCTGCGTACCGGCCTCAAGGCGGCCTGA
- a CDS encoding BTAD domain-containing putative transcriptional regulator, which translates to MRAEAGEAIGFSVLGSVRVVRAGAELRLGARQQRLVLALLLARAGSPVALAELVDLLWDEEAPASAANVVHRHVGVLRRLFEPDLPTRAAGRHILRDLSGYRLRADEETLDLLKFRSLSRLAGRSLQDGDPESALRHSLDGLRLWRGRCAAGLEPASRRHPAFLAVEAERAQVVREAADAAERCGRLSAVLAPLRQAAEQHPLDESLQSRLLLALAADGRQAEAVETYRVVRRRLAEDLGIDPGEELREAYDRLLHQRTGPARTGSPAPLPRPAQLPPDLPFFSGRDDLIAEARAAVARPGGPAVLAIDGMPGIGKTALAVHLAHEFSAGYPDGQLYVDLRGYDGRDAAMSPAEALRGFLGSLGVPQQGIPAELHALAGMYRSSLAGRRLLIVLDNCRDAEQIRHLLPGNPACLVIVTSRSRLSTLLTTTGAHPLPVGLPSLDEARAALLGPLGAGPVAADPAAIDAIIASCGRLPLALAVVAARAASVPRTPPAQIAAELAHAPGSLDGFDGDDPQTGLRAVFSWSYRALSAPAARLFRLLPIHPGPDISVAGAAGLAGVPPRVGRALIGELSRAHLISEDLPGRYRAHDLLLAYARELGEEIDNPAERAAAELRCLQFYRATCYQAHRRLLTSEDHPLIEPGPGETPLRFAGHGDAMGWFSAERQVLIALVGRAATQGRHTDAWQLALGMQHFFDRSGRWTDWTATGEVALDAARAGGDLVGQARMHRSLAGAAYFRGEHEAAVGHLDRALELLARLGLHGELTRARINRAMILHAQGRHEEVVRALSAALGPARAAGDDKLLADGLVIMAGSNAELGREDEAMRCAEQAMALSRAAQYRLGIAEAWEVRGRVHSARRELGKAVGCWREAAVAYQEASASAPAAEVLTLLGDALAAGGDQDAAVRAWQEALALIPYAQTGTGRRLAGLLATVTSGP; encoded by the coding sequence GTGCGGGCGGAGGCGGGCGAGGCGATCGGCTTCTCGGTGCTCGGCTCGGTCCGGGTCGTCCGCGCCGGCGCCGAGCTGCGTCTGGGCGCCCGTCAGCAGCGTCTGGTGCTCGCGTTGCTGCTGGCCCGGGCCGGTTCGCCGGTCGCCCTGGCCGAGCTGGTCGACCTGCTCTGGGACGAGGAGGCCCCGGCCAGCGCCGCGAACGTCGTGCACCGGCACGTCGGGGTGCTCCGGCGGCTGTTCGAGCCCGACCTGCCCACCAGGGCGGCGGGCCGGCACATCCTCCGGGACCTCTCCGGTTATCGGTTGCGCGCCGACGAGGAAACCCTCGACCTGCTGAAGTTCCGGTCACTGAGCCGGCTGGCCGGCCGGAGCCTGCAGGACGGCGACCCGGAGTCGGCGCTGCGGCACTCCCTCGACGGGCTGCGACTGTGGCGCGGCCGATGTGCCGCGGGCCTGGAACCGGCGTCCCGCCGGCATCCCGCGTTCCTCGCCGTGGAGGCCGAACGCGCCCAGGTCGTGCGCGAGGCCGCCGACGCCGCCGAGCGCTGCGGTCGACTGAGCGCGGTGCTGGCGCCGTTGCGGCAGGCCGCCGAGCAGCACCCGCTCGACGAGTCGCTGCAGAGCCGTTTGCTGCTTGCGCTCGCCGCCGACGGCCGCCAGGCGGAGGCCGTCGAGACGTACCGGGTGGTGCGCCGCCGGCTCGCCGAGGACCTGGGCATCGATCCGGGCGAGGAGCTGCGGGAGGCGTACGACCGGCTGTTGCACCAGCGCACCGGGCCGGCGCGGACCGGGTCGCCGGCGCCTCTGCCCCGGCCCGCGCAGCTGCCGCCGGACCTGCCCTTCTTCAGCGGCCGGGACGACCTCATCGCCGAGGCCCGCGCGGCGGTCGCGCGCCCGGGCGGGCCGGCGGTGCTCGCGATCGACGGCATGCCCGGGATCGGCAAGACCGCACTCGCCGTCCACCTCGCCCACGAGTTCTCCGCCGGCTACCCGGACGGGCAGCTGTACGTCGACCTACGCGGCTACGACGGGCGGGACGCGGCGATGAGCCCGGCCGAGGCGCTGCGCGGTTTCCTCGGCTCGCTCGGGGTGCCTCAGCAGGGCATTCCCGCCGAGTTGCACGCTCTGGCGGGCATGTACCGCAGCAGTCTTGCCGGCCGGCGGTTGCTGATCGTGCTCGACAACTGCCGGGACGCGGAGCAGATCCGGCACCTGCTGCCGGGCAACCCGGCCTGTCTGGTGATCGTCACCAGCCGCAGCCGGCTCAGCACCCTGCTGACCACGACCGGCGCCCACCCGTTGCCGGTCGGCCTACCGAGCCTCGACGAGGCCCGCGCGGCGCTCCTCGGGCCGCTCGGCGCCGGCCCCGTCGCAGCGGACCCGGCCGCGATCGACGCGATCATCGCCAGCTGCGGGCGGCTGCCGCTCGCGCTGGCCGTGGTGGCCGCCCGCGCGGCGAGCGTGCCGCGGACGCCGCCGGCGCAGATCGCCGCCGAGCTGGCCCACGCGCCCGGCAGCCTGGACGGATTCGACGGTGACGACCCGCAGACCGGCCTGCGTGCCGTCTTCTCCTGGTCCTACCGGGCACTCTCCGCCCCGGCCGCCCGACTCTTTCGGCTGCTGCCGATCCATCCCGGTCCCGACATCTCGGTCGCCGGTGCGGCGGGCCTGGCCGGCGTCCCGCCGCGCGTCGGGCGGGCGCTGATCGGCGAGCTGAGCCGGGCGCACCTGATCAGCGAGGACCTGCCGGGCCGCTACCGCGCCCACGACCTGCTGCTGGCCTACGCCAGGGAGCTCGGCGAGGAGATCGACAACCCGGCCGAGCGCGCCGCCGCGGAGCTGCGTTGCCTGCAGTTCTACCGGGCCACCTGCTATCAGGCGCACCGGCGGCTGCTGACCTCCGAGGACCACCCGCTCATCGAGCCGGGGCCGGGCGAGACCCCCCTGCGGTTCGCCGGCCACGGCGACGCCATGGGCTGGTTCAGCGCCGAGAGGCAGGTCCTCATCGCGCTGGTCGGTCGGGCCGCCACGCAGGGCCGGCACACCGACGCCTGGCAACTCGCCCTGGGCATGCAGCATTTCTTCGACCGCAGCGGCCGGTGGACCGACTGGACGGCGACCGGCGAGGTGGCCCTCGACGCCGCCCGGGCGGGCGGCGACCTGGTCGGGCAGGCGAGGATGCACCGCAGCCTGGCCGGGGCGGCCTACTTCCGGGGCGAGCACGAGGCCGCGGTCGGGCACCTCGACCGGGCTCTCGAGTTGCTCGCCCGGCTCGGCCTGCACGGCGAGCTGACCCGGGCCAGGATCAACCGGGCGATGATCCTGCACGCCCAGGGGCGGCACGAGGAGGTCGTCCGGGCGCTCTCCGCGGCGCTGGGACCGGCCCGGGCGGCCGGTGACGACAAACTGCTCGCGGACGGTCTGGTGATCATGGCCGGAAGCAACGCCGAACTGGGCCGGGAAGACGAGGCGATGCGCTGCGCCGAGCAGGCGATGGCGCTGTCCCGCGCAGCGCAGTACCGGCTGGGCATCGCCGAGGCGTGGGAGGTGCGCGGCCGGGTGCATTCCGCCCGGCGCGAGCTCGGGAAGGCGGTCGGCTGCTGGCGCGAGGCGGCCGTCGCCTACCAGGAGGCCTCGGCGTCGGCGCCGGCCGCGGAGGTGCTGACGCTGCTCGGCGACGCCCTCGCCGCCGGCGGCGACCAGGACGCCGCGGTGCGGGCGTGGCAGGAGGCGCTGGCCCTCATCCCGTACGCGCAGACCGGGACCGGCCGGCGGCTGGCCGGCCTGCTCGCAACGGTCACGTCGGGTCCGTGA
- a CDS encoding S8 family serine peptidase — MRTVRTISALALLVLGVTAAAPGGSPASAQPRVAKPATTPAVASKARTVTLLTGDTVHVSTVNGQTAVDVVPGRGRERIPFITHSAGEDVRVIPADAVGLLNRGKLDERLFDISMLVGFGYDDSRATLPLIVQHGSAAPASLPGARTTRQLFGASAVAESRADAVSFWNNLTSAASGTERQLRPGFDKIWLDGLRQPTLDVSVPLTGAPKAWQAGWTGAGVKVGVIDTGVDQTHPDLAGRVAAAENFTADADTLDRVGHGTHVASTIAGTAAASQGRYQGMAPDATLYSAKVCTEVGCPESAILAGMTWAAQQGVKVANMSLGGPDSPETDPIEAALADLTHRYGMLFVVAAGNDGLGGESTVNSPGSVTEALTVGAVTKTGELAEFSGRGPRTGDAGIKPEITAPGVGIVAARSSTSDLSPNAENPQYTSLNGTSMATPHVAGAAAILAQQHPDWTPERIKSTLMAAAAPSDTIGVYEQGAGFLDVARATQQAVTASPVSVAFERSTAAQKSTITYANSGSSALTLAVSLDAKDADGAPAPAGLFGLSASSVTVPAGGTATVTVTVQAGAGLPDRYFGGEVTATGGGARVQTPVALDVARHQLTLKLVGPDGGAPTPDQGWVTLLTDLDRQTVLVLENPATSRYRVRAGRYLVQTYLLTGEPSFPHVTTLVRPSLDLTTDQALTVDTRLAKPIAVSVPNPGATAVHEESGWTIRTQRPQIWGSNDPFGVLMGVPFDHVRTAQIGAGKTPGFVSYVHGMWGQPAQDGTLHNSPYVYRVYLYEPEKMMTGLTRKLRAGDFATVRSQTSADVADVPVSRSAVAHAPGNSPVYRDERNIPPSFTYDAPRTITEYYNQDKQAVWQSTSAQLRYTYYESAWTSYKPGRTYTVKWANGVAGPVFPAPNFGQQFATRYWGDTIGGPGPLHGDGAGHMGFRHVRGGSVQVNLYRNGVKVGDANQVPWTWDVPAETGDYRLAATFRSDPAFTLSTAVDAEWTFKSGHVREGDLVKLPMTAIRYNPELDVDHRAPAGRLFAIPVSLDRQVGAAPGRTRSLTVEASFDDGKTWRKLTVLRSGEKAVAWVRNPSGSGFVSLRASATDTGGNTVKQTIIRAYRY; from the coding sequence ATGCGAACAGTTCGTACGATATCGGCGCTGGCACTGCTGGTGCTGGGCGTCACCGCGGCGGCTCCGGGCGGCTCGCCGGCGTCGGCGCAGCCCCGAGTCGCGAAACCGGCCACCACGCCGGCGGTCGCGTCCAAGGCCCGGACGGTCACTCTGCTCACCGGCGACACCGTCCACGTCAGCACCGTGAACGGCCAGACGGCGGTCGACGTCGTCCCGGGCAGGGGGCGGGAACGGATCCCGTTCATCACCCACAGCGCGGGCGAGGACGTGCGGGTCATCCCCGCCGACGCCGTCGGCCTGCTCAACCGGGGCAAGCTCGACGAGCGGCTCTTCGACATCTCGATGCTGGTCGGCTTCGGCTACGACGACAGCCGGGCCACCCTGCCGCTCATCGTCCAGCACGGCAGCGCCGCCCCCGCCAGCCTCCCCGGTGCCCGGACCACCCGGCAGCTCTTTGGGGCGAGCGCCGTCGCGGAGAGCCGCGCGGACGCGGTGTCCTTCTGGAACAACCTCACCTCCGCCGCGAGCGGCACCGAGCGGCAACTGCGCCCCGGGTTCGACAAGATCTGGCTCGACGGGCTGCGCCAACCCACCCTCGACGTCAGCGTCCCGCTGACCGGCGCGCCGAAGGCCTGGCAGGCCGGCTGGACGGGAGCGGGGGTGAAGGTCGGCGTGATCGACACCGGCGTCGACCAGACCCACCCCGACCTGGCCGGCCGCGTCGCCGCCGCGGAGAACTTCACCGCCGACGCGGACACCCTCGACCGGGTCGGCCACGGCACCCACGTCGCCTCCACCATCGCCGGCACCGCGGCCGCGTCGCAGGGCCGTTACCAGGGCATGGCGCCCGACGCGACCCTCTACAGCGCCAAGGTCTGCACCGAGGTGGGCTGCCCGGAGTCGGCGATCCTGGCCGGCATGACCTGGGCGGCGCAGCAGGGCGTCAAGGTCGCCAACATGAGCCTCGGCGGCCCGGACAGCCCGGAGACGGACCCGATCGAGGCGGCCCTGGCCGACCTCACCCACCGATACGGCATGCTCTTCGTCGTCGCCGCCGGCAACGACGGCCTGGGCGGCGAGTCCACGGTGAACTCGCCCGGCAGCGTGACCGAGGCGCTGACCGTGGGCGCCGTGACCAAGACGGGCGAGCTGGCCGAGTTCTCGGGCCGAGGCCCGCGCACGGGCGACGCCGGCATCAAGCCGGAGATCACCGCGCCCGGCGTGGGCATCGTCGCTGCCCGCAGTTCGACCTCCGACCTGTCGCCGAACGCCGAGAACCCGCAGTACACCAGCCTTAACGGCACCTCGATGGCGACTCCGCACGTGGCCGGCGCGGCGGCGATCCTGGCCCAGCAGCACCCGGACTGGACGCCGGAGCGGATCAAGTCCACGCTGATGGCAGCCGCGGCGCCGAGCGACACCATCGGTGTCTACGAGCAGGGCGCGGGCTTCCTCGACGTCGCCCGCGCGACCCAGCAGGCCGTCACGGCGAGCCCGGTCAGCGTCGCCTTCGAGCGAAGCACCGCGGCGCAGAAGAGCACGATCACGTACGCCAACAGCGGCTCCTCCGCCCTCACCCTGGCTGTCTCGCTCGACGCCAAGGACGCCGACGGCGCTCCGGCGCCGGCCGGGCTGTTCGGCCTCAGCGCCTCCTCGGTGACGGTCCCGGCCGGCGGCACGGCCACCGTGACCGTCACCGTGCAGGCCGGCGCCGGCCTGCCCGACCGCTACTTCGGCGGTGAGGTGACCGCGACCGGCGGCGGCGCGCGGGTGCAGACCCCGGTCGCGCTCGACGTCGCCCGCCACCAGCTGACCCTCAAGCTCGTCGGGCCGGACGGCGGAGCGCCCACGCCCGACCAGGGCTGGGTCACCCTCCTGACCGACCTGGACCGGCAGACCGTCCTGGTGCTCGAGAACCCGGCTACCAGCAGGTACCGGGTCCGCGCGGGCCGCTACCTGGTCCAGACCTACCTGCTGACCGGCGAGCCGTCCTTCCCGCACGTCACCACGCTGGTGCGCCCGAGCCTCGACCTGACCACGGACCAGGCTCTCACCGTGGACACCCGCCTCGCGAAGCCGATCGCGGTGTCGGTGCCGAACCCGGGGGCCACCGCGGTCCACGAGGAGTCCGGCTGGACGATCCGGACGCAGCGGCCGCAGATCTGGGGCAGCAACGACCCGTTCGGCGTGCTGATGGGCGTGCCCTTCGACCACGTGCGGACCGCGCAGATCGGGGCCGGCAAGACGCCCGGCTTCGTTTCGTACGTCCACGGGATGTGGGGTCAGCCCGCCCAGGACGGCACCCTGCACAACAGCCCCTACGTCTACCGGGTCTACCTCTACGAGCCGGAGAAGATGATGACCGGGCTGACCCGCAAGCTGCGCGCGGGTGATTTCGCCACGGTCCGCTCCCAGACCAGCGCGGACGTGGCCGACGTGCCGGTGTCGCGGTCCGCGGTGGCGCACGCGCCGGGCAACTCGCCGGTCTACCGCGACGAGCGCAACATCCCGCCGAGCTTCACCTACGACGCGCCGCGCACCATCACCGAGTACTACAACCAGGACAAGCAGGCCGTGTGGCAGTCGACCTCGGCCCAGCTGAGGTACACGTACTACGAGTCGGCGTGGACCAGCTACAAGCCTGGGCGGACGTACACGGTGAAGTGGGCCAACGGGGTGGCCGGGCCGGTCTTCCCGGCGCCGAACTTCGGCCAGCAGTTCGCCACCCGCTACTGGGGCGACACGATCGGCGGGCCCGGGCCGCTGCACGGCGACGGCGCCGGACACATGGGCTTCCGGCACGTCCGCGGCGGGAGCGTGCAGGTGAACCTCTACCGCAACGGGGTCAAGGTCGGCGACGCGAATCAGGTGCCCTGGACGTGGGACGTGCCTGCGGAGACGGGTGACTACCGGTTGGCCGCGACCTTCCGCAGCGACCCGGCGTTCACCCTGTCGACGGCGGTCGACGCGGAGTGGACCTTCAAGTCCGGGCACGTGCGCGAAGGCGACCTGGTGAAGCTGCCGATGACGGCGATCCGGTACAACCCGGAGCTCGACGTCGACCACCGGGCGCCCGCCGGCCGGCTGTTCGCGATCCCGGTCTCGCTCGACCGTCAGGTCGGCGCGGCGCCGGGCCGGACCAGGTCCCTGACCGTCGAGGCGTCCTTCGACGACGGCAAGACCTGGCGGAAGCTGACGGTGCTGCGCTCCGGCGAGAAGGCGGTCGCCTGGGTACGCAACCCGTCCGGTAGCGGCTTCGTGTCGCTGCGGGCCTCCGCCACGGACACCGGCGGCAACACGGTCAAGCAGACCATCATCCGCGCCTACCGGTACTGA